Proteins encoded by one window of Sphaerodactylus townsendi isolate TG3544 linkage group LG04, MPM_Stown_v2.3, whole genome shotgun sequence:
- the SMURF1 gene encoding LOW QUALITY PROTEIN: E3 ubiquitin-protein ligase SMURF1 (The sequence of the model RefSeq protein was modified relative to this genomic sequence to represent the inferred CDS: deleted 3 bases in 2 codons): MSTAGTRRPGSSIKVRLTVLCAKNLAKKDFFRLPDPFAKVVVDGSGQCHSTDTVKNTLDPKWNQHYDLYVGKSDSITISVWNHKKIHKKQGAGFLGCIRLLSNAISRLKDTGYQRLDLCKLNPTDTDAVRGQIVVSLQTRDRIGTGGSVVDCRGLLENEGTVYEDSGPGRPLSCYMEEPAPYTDSTGAAGGGNCRFGESPGQEQISQAQRLRAPDVRGHIQTPQNRPLGHQSPSPDLPEGYEQRTTVQGQVYFLHTQTGVSTWHDPRIPRDLNSVNCDELGPLPPGWEVRSTVSGRIYFVDHNNRTTQFTDPRLHHIMNHQCQLKESNQPLSVQNEGSLEDSEELPAQRYERDLVQKLKILRHELSLQQPQAGHCRIEVSREEIFEESYRQIMKMRPKDLKKRLMVKFRGEEGLDYGGVAREWLYLLCHEMLNPYYGLFQYSTDNIYMLQINPDSSINPDHLSYFHFVGRIMGLAVFHGHYINGGFTVPFYKQLLGKPIQLSDLESVDPELHKSLVWILENDITPVLDHTFCVEHNAFGRILQHELKPNGRNVPVTEENKKEYVRLYVNWRFMRGIEAQFLALQKGFNELIPQHLLKPFDQKELELIIGGLDKIDLNDWKSNTRLKHCMADSSILATWFWVSSGKPLDEERVGLRRLLQFPDGPLWVPLQGFKALQGAAGPRLFTIHLIDANTDNLPKAHTCFNRIDIPPYESYEKLYEKLLTAVEETCGFAVE, from the exons taCTTTGTGCCAAGAACCTCGCAAAAAAAGATTTCTTCA GGCTTCCTGACCCATTTGCAAAGGTGGTCGTCGATGGATCTGGTCAGTGCCACTCAACTGACACTGTGAAGAACACATTAGATCCCAAGTGGAACCAGCATTATGACTT ATACGTTGGGAAGTCAGATTCAATCACTATCAGCGTCTGGAACCACAAGAAGATACACAAGAAACAGGGAGCTGGCTTCCTGGGGTGCATCCGACTCCTTTCCAACGCCATCAGCAGGCTAAAAGATACTGGAT ACCAGCGTTTGGATCTATGCAAACTAAACCCCACAGATACTGATGCGGTTCGAGGCCAGATAGTAg TCAGCTTGCAGACACGGGACAGGATAGGCACAGGAGGGTCTGTCGTCGATTGCAGGGGGCTGTTGGAGAATGAAGG AACGGTTTATGAAGACTCAGGACCAGGAAGGCCACTGAGCTGTTACATGGAGGAACCGGCACCGTACACGGACAGTACCGGGGCTGCCGGAGGAGGGAACTGTCGATTTGGGGAGTCTCCTGGTCAGGAGCAGATATCGCAGGCCCAGCGATTGCGAGCTCCTGATGTGAGAGGCCACATACAGACTCCCCAGAATAGGCCGCTTGGCCATCAGTCGCCATCCCCTGACCTTCCTGAAGGTTACG AACAAAGAACAACTGTACAGGGACAGGTTTATTTTTTGCATACGCAAACTGGTGTTAGCACGTGGCACGACCCCAGAATACCAAG AGACCTTAACAGTGTGAATTGCGATGAACTTGGACCTCTGCCGCCAGGCTGGGAAGTCAGAAGCACGGTGTCCGGGAGGATATATTTTGTAGATCATAACAACAGAACCACCCAGTTCACCGACCCACGATTGCACCACATTATGAA CCACCAGTGCCAACTGAAGGAATCCAACCAGCCTTTGTCAGTGCAGAACGAGGGGTCGTTGGAAGACAGCGAGGAGTTGCCGGCACAGAGATACGAGCGGGACTTGGTGCAAAAGCTCAAGATCCTTCGGCATGAGCTCTCCCTCCAGCAGCCTCAAGCTGGCCACTGCCGCATTGAAGTGTCGAGGGAAGAAATATTTGAG GAGTCATATCGTCAGATAATGAAAATGAGGCCCAAAGATCTGAAGAAGAGGCTGATGGTCAAGTTTCGAGGCGAGGAGGGCTTGGATTATGGTGGCGTGGCCAG AGAGTGGCTATACTTGCTATGCCATGAAATGCTGAACCCTTATTATGGACTCTTCCAGTACTCCACTGACAACATTTACATGCTGCAAATAAATCCCGACTCCTCTATCAATCCC GATCATCTGTCTTACTTCCACTTTGTTGGTCGGATAATGGGTCTGGCTGTGTTCCACGGACACTACATCAATGGGGGTTTCACGGTCCCTTTCTATAAACAGCTGCTGGGCAAGCCCATCCAGTTGTCCGATCTGGAATCCGTCGACCCGGAACTGCACAAGAGTCTTGTTTGGATTTT AGAGAACGACATCACTCCAGTCCTGGACCATACTTTCTGCGTGGAGCACAATGCTTTCGGCAGGATCCTGCAGCACGAGCTCAAACCGAACGGCAGAAATGTTCCTGTAACAGAGGAGAACAAGAAAGAATATGTCAG GCTGTACGTTAATTGGCGGTTCATGAGAGGCATCGAGGCCCAGTTCCTGGCTCTCCAGAAGGGTTTCAACGAGCTCATTCCTCAGCATCTCCTGAAGCCTTTTGACCAGAAAGAGCTTGAG CTCATCATAGGAGGCCTCGATAAGATCGATTTGAACGACTGGAAGTCGAACACACGTTTGAAGCACTGCATGGCGGACAGCAGCATC CTGGCCACATGGTTCTGGGTAAGCAGTGGGAAGCCTCTCGATGAGGAGAGAGTAGGGCTACGCAGGCTACTGCAGTTTCCAGACGGCCCC CTGTGGGTTCCGCTTCAGGGCTTCAAGGCTTTGCAAG GCGCGGCAGGACCCAGGCTCTTCACTATCCACTTGATAGATGCAAACACAGACAACCTTCCAAAAGCTCACACTTG TTTTAACCGAATTGACATTCCACCGTACGAGTCATACGAGAAGCTTTACGAGAAGCTCCTGACTGCCGTGGAAGAGACTTGTGGGTTTGCAGTGGAGTGA